One segment of Streptomyces sp. NBC_00576 DNA contains the following:
- a CDS encoding biotin/lipoyl-containing protein, with protein MSHELRIPQLGVTMTEGEITEWLVETGDAVQEGQVLYVLATDKTETEIESPTSGTVEVLGKEGETYGVGTVMEPSADVREPCPPL; from the coding sequence ATGAGCCATGAACTGCGCATCCCCCAGCTCGGCGTGACCATGACCGAGGGGGAGATCACCGAGTGGCTGGTGGAGACCGGCGACGCAGTGCAGGAAGGACAGGTGCTGTACGTCCTGGCCACCGACAAGACGGAGACCGAGATCGAGTCCCCGACCTCCGGGACCGTTGAGGTCCTCGGGAAAGAAGGGGAGACCTACGGGGTGGGCACGGTCATGGAACCATCGGCTGACGTCCGCGAACCCTGCCCGCCGCTCTGA
- a CDS encoding GMC family oxidoreductase — translation MKIPVLFRAWAMPPDAPRWGHAAKGWMRDSYLRTSHIMGPIQEIPNPAARVTLASGGDTVVRLSGVQHPESVRAAEALRERALAWMHASGARRVWTTPVATGLSAGQHQTGTARMGADPATSVTDPFGRVHGHPGLWVMDASLHVTNGGVNPVLTILALAYRCAEEMALAGT, via the coding sequence GTGAAGATACCCGTGCTGTTCCGTGCCTGGGCGATGCCACCGGACGCACCGCGTTGGGGGCACGCGGCAAAGGGCTGGATGCGGGACTCCTACCTGCGCACCTCGCACATCATGGGCCCGATCCAGGAGATCCCGAATCCGGCGGCGAGGGTGACCCTCGCCTCCGGCGGTGACACCGTGGTCCGGCTCTCTGGGGTGCAGCATCCGGAAAGTGTCCGGGCCGCGGAAGCGTTGCGCGAGCGGGCTCTGGCCTGGATGCACGCATCCGGTGCGCGCCGAGTGTGGACGACGCCCGTGGCAACGGGGCTGTCCGCGGGCCAGCACCAGACGGGGACCGCCCGCATGGGTGCGGACCCGGCAACCTCGGTGACCGATCCCTTCGGGCGAGTGCACGGCCATCCCGGCCTATGGGTCATGGACGCGTCCCTGCATGTCACTAACGGCGGTGTGAACCCGGTACTGACCATCCTGGCGCTGGCCTACCGCTGCGCCGAGGAAATGGCACTAGCCGGCACGTAA
- a CDS encoding GMC family oxidoreductase N-terminal domain-containing protein: MPAQPSTREADVLRKGAEALRLSTGPVPLLLNSRPRDGRAACVRCGECVGFGCPVDARAGAHNTVILLALKTGLCRLVSGHRAQRVLVDGTGRATGAVVRDMDTGARVEVRAGAVVLAAGAIETARLLLASATDKAPEGLGNRSGQVGRHLQGHNYTGAFGSFEEPVQDLQGPGVSIATCDYMHDLGGDVVGGGVLANE, translated from the coding sequence ATGCCCGCTCAGCCATCGACACGCGAGGCCGACGTGCTCCGCAAAGGCGCCGAGGCCCTCCGCCTCAGCACCGGGCCGGTGCCGCTGCTGCTCAACTCCCGCCCACGTGACGGACGCGCCGCCTGTGTGCGCTGCGGTGAGTGCGTCGGCTTCGGCTGCCCGGTCGACGCCCGCGCCGGTGCCCACAACACCGTCATCCTGCTTGCCCTGAAGACGGGCCTGTGCCGCCTCGTCAGCGGGCATCGGGCACAGCGAGTCCTGGTCGACGGCACCGGACGTGCCACCGGTGCGGTGGTGCGCGACATGGACACGGGTGCTCGGGTCGAAGTGCGCGCCGGGGCCGTGGTCCTGGCTGCCGGCGCGATCGAGACCGCTCGGCTGTTGCTGGCCAGCGCCACCGACAAGGCTCCCGAGGGCTTGGGAAACCGCTCGGGCCAGGTCGGACGGCACCTGCAAGGGCACAACTACACCGGGGCGTTCGGGTCGTTCGAGGAACCGGTGCAGGATCTCCAAGGTCCGGGGGTGTCGATAGCGACCTGCGACTACATGCACGATCTGGGCGGCGACGTGGTGGGGGGCGGGGTACTGGCCAACGAGTGA